In Thermodesulfobacteriota bacterium, the following proteins share a genomic window:
- a CDS encoding DsrE/DsrF/DrsH-like family protein has translation MNEIQGQKQSAAFITSKDTLDGVYPGLILSINARRLGMEATVFYTFMGLNVLRKGWVEKAKFQPPGFMGAIPGMAAVATWMMKGKMEEANVPTLPDLQEMAQAEGVRFVACKMTVDMMKFTQKDFIDGVIIQTAEDFLKYAMNCKILLYT, from the coding sequence ATGAACGAAATTCAAGGGCAGAAACAATCGGCCGCGTTTATCACCTCCAAAGACACCCTGGACGGCGTCTATCCGGGACTGATCTTAAGCATCAACGCCAGGCGCCTGGGAATGGAGGCCACCGTATTCTATACCTTCATGGGGCTCAACGTCCTGCGCAAGGGGTGGGTGGAAAAAGCCAAGTTCCAGCCTCCGGGATTCATGGGCGCCATCCCCGGCATGGCCGCCGTGGCCACCTGGATGATGAAGGGGAAAATGGAAGAGGCCAACGTGCCCACGCTGCCAGATCTTCAGGAAATGGCCCAGGCCGAAGGCGTCCGCTTCGTCGCTTGCAAAATGACGGTCGACATGATGAAATTCACGCAAAAGGACTTCATCGACGGCGTCATCATCCAGACGGCGGAAGATTTCTTAAAATATGCCATGAACTGCAAGATACTGCTTTATACTTAG
- the hgcB gene encoding mercury methylation ferredoxin HgcB, which translates to MEKLRYLKDVVTLALDAERCVGCGLCADVCPRGVLSLDNGRAAIIDRDACMECGACAMNCPAGAITVQSGVGCAAAVINSMLGRTGGDCCCVIEPGKSCPAADQNL; encoded by the coding sequence ATGGAAAAACTGCGTTATCTGAAGGACGTGGTCACCCTGGCGCTGGACGCGGAACGCTGCGTCGGCTGCGGCCTGTGCGCCGACGTCTGCCCCCGCGGGGTGCTGTCGCTGGATAACGGCCGGGCGGCGATAATTGACCGGGACGCCTGCATGGAATGCGGCGCCTGCGCCATGAATTGCCCGGCCGGCGCCATCACCGTCCAGAGCGGCGTGGGCTGCGCCGCCGCCGTCATCAATTCCATGCTGGGCAGGACCGGGGGCGACTGTTGCTGCGTGATTGAGCCGGGCAAGTCGTGCCCGGCTGCCGATCAAAATCTTTAG